ttctttcccctcttcctctcctctcttcccttctctcccctctcttctcttctctcttctctcctctctcctctctcctctctcccctctcctctctctctcctcttttcctctcttctccccttctctccccttcccctctccctctctcctctctctctctccctctcctccctctccctcctctccctccctctcttcttttccccctcctcccccccctccccccctctcctctcctctcctctctcctctccctcctctcctctcctctttccccctccccttttccccctcctctctctccttcctctcctcctccctctctcctttcctctctctcctccttcctcttcctctccccctccctctcttttcttcccctctctctctctcctctctcccttcccccctctctcccctcctctccctctcctctcctctttccccccctctcccctctctctttctcctccctctccctctcttcctctcctccctctctctctccctctcctctcctccatccccccctctctcttctccctttctccctctcctctctctcccctctccttctcctcctcgtctccctcttctcttccttctcctccctcccctctccctctcctcctctccccctctcctctcctctctcctctcccttctctctctcctctccccctctctctcttcctctctcccctctctctctcctcctcctcctctcctcttctctctctcctctttccatcctcctccctctcctcctcttctccctttccctctctcctctcccctcctcctctccctctcctctcctctctctccttcccttcctctctctctcctctctcctcctccctctcctctcccctcctctcctctcttctctcctctcctctcctttcctctcctctcctctcctctcctcccctcttccttcccccccccctctttctcctctccttctcttctccttttctcccctcctctccttccccttcctctcctctctccttccctctcctcttcctcctctttctcttctctttcctctctccctctccttcctcctcctctcctctcccctttcccctctctcctctcctcttctcccttctctctcctctttcctctcctctcccctcctcctctcctcttcctcctctctcctcctctcccctcttctcccctttcttcctcctctccttcctcctctcctcctctccctcccctctcctctcctccttctctccccccccctcctctcctccctccttctcctctcctctcctcctcccccctttctcctccctctcttccttcctctcctcctctcttcctctcctctcctctcctttccctctctcttctccttcccccctccctctcccctcctctccctctctccctcttccctctcctctcctctcttcccctccctctcctctcctctctcccctccccctttcctcctctctcctctctctccctccttccctcctctctcctctccgcccctctcctcccctctcctctcctctcctctcctctccttctctctcctctttcctctctcctctccctctcttcctcctctcctctcctcctctttctcctcttcctcttcctcctctcctctcctccctcttcccctctccctctctcctcttcctctcctctcctctttctcctctcctctctctccctctccctcctctcctctctcttcccctctctcctctcccctctctccctctctctctcctctcctctcccctcctctccctctctcctcctctctcctcctcccccctcccccctcccccctcctctctcctcctccctcctctctcctcctctcctctcctcctcctcctctctcctctcctccccctcctctcctctctctctccttcctctcctctctcctcttctcctctcctctcttctctctctccttctcttcctcctccctctttcctctctctcctctcctctcctcctcctctcctcttctctcctctctctccctctcctcctctcctctctccctcctctcctctcctcctctctctcccttctcctctccctctctcctctctctctccttctcttcctcctccctctcctcccctctcc
This region of Leucoraja erinacea ecotype New England unplaced genomic scaffold, Leri_hhj_1 Leri_1668S, whole genome shotgun sequence genomic DNA includes:
- the LOC129716090 gene encoding octapeptide-repeat protein T2-like, yielding REEERRGGREERRRGRERREEERRRRGEEREERGRRKRRRERREERRRGERRGRRERGEEGEERREEEEERRGGERREEERGGGRGEGGGGERRREGEEGRGEERERERGERREGKREERREREREERRKRRGEEEERGRGEEGGEERRKRKRRKRRRGEEEERERR